Proteins co-encoded in one Gleimia hominis genomic window:
- a CDS encoding NADH-quinone oxidoreductase subunit D, whose amino-acid sequence MKEKPVFHATASALDVEELPEVVANGGDWEDVLAEIDELNNERIVLNMGPVHPSTHGVLRVIIELDGEVVREARLNTGYLHTGIEKNMEYRTWTQGVTFCTRMDYVAPFMNEAVYVKAVEELLDIEDEIPERAKLIRILMMELNRIASHVVAIGTGGNELGATTMMTIAFRARENILRVFERVTGLRMNHAYFRPGGVAQDLPEGTTDYIRELLPSVRNDIGELQDLTLQNPIFKLRHQNVGYMSLAALMALGTTGPGVRAAGLPLDLRKMQPYWGYDQLEFDVPVQNKSDAYNRVLVRFDECYQSLRIINQVLKKLDATEGEPVMVQDPAIKWPAQLSVGADGQGTSYEHIREIMGTSMESLIHHFKLVTEGFKVPAGQVYSTIEHAKGIIGCHLVSMGGTRPWRAHFRDPSYSNLQAFAMMTEGGQLADVVVAMASIDPVLGGVDR is encoded by the coding sequence ATGAAGGAAAAACCTGTTTTTCATGCTACGGCCTCCGCGTTGGACGTGGAGGAACTCCCCGAAGTCGTTGCCAACGGTGGGGACTGGGAAGACGTACTCGCAGAAATTGATGAGCTAAACAACGAACGCATCGTGCTGAACATGGGGCCCGTCCACCCCTCAACGCACGGTGTGCTGCGTGTAATCATCGAGCTAGACGGCGAAGTGGTGCGAGAAGCGCGCCTGAACACCGGGTATCTGCACACGGGTATCGAAAAGAACATGGAATACCGCACGTGGACCCAAGGCGTGACGTTCTGCACGCGTATGGACTACGTTGCGCCGTTCATGAACGAAGCCGTGTACGTCAAAGCAGTGGAGGAACTGCTCGACATTGAAGACGAAATTCCCGAGCGCGCCAAGTTGATCCGCATCCTCATGATGGAACTGAACCGCATCGCCTCCCACGTCGTCGCGATCGGTACCGGTGGGAACGAACTGGGTGCCACCACGATGATGACCATTGCGTTCCGTGCGCGCGAAAATATTCTGCGTGTGTTCGAACGCGTCACCGGCCTGCGGATGAACCACGCGTACTTCCGGCCCGGTGGGGTAGCGCAGGATTTGCCGGAGGGCACCACGGATTACATCCGCGAACTGCTGCCGAGCGTGCGCAACGATATTGGGGAGCTGCAAGACCTGACGCTACAGAACCCGATCTTCAAACTGCGTCACCAAAACGTGGGCTACATGTCTTTAGCGGCGCTCATGGCGCTCGGCACCACGGGCCCGGGTGTGCGCGCTGCCGGCCTGCCCCTGGACCTGCGGAAAATGCAGCCGTACTGGGGATACGACCAACTCGAGTTTGACGTGCCGGTACAGAACAAGTCTGACGCGTACAACCGCGTGCTCGTGCGTTTTGATGAGTGCTACCAGTCGCTGCGGATCATCAACCAGGTCCTCAAGAAGCTCGACGCAACTGAGGGTGAACCGGTGATGGTTCAGGACCCGGCAATTAAATGGCCCGCACAACTATCTGTCGGAGCCGACGGTCAAGGCACGTCATACGAACACATCCGCGAAATCATGGGTACCTCCATGGAATCGCTGATCCACCACTTCAAACTCGTAACTGAAGGCTTCAAGGTGCCGGCCGGGCAGGTATATTCCACGATTGAGCACGCCAAAGGGATTATTGGCTGCCACCTGGTATCCATGGGAGGCACCCGGCCGTGGCGCGCACACTTCCGCGACCCTTCCTACTCGAACCTGCAAGCCTTTGCCATGATGACTGAAGGAGGCCAGTTAGCGGACGTGGTTGTCGCAATGGCATCCATCGACCCGGTTCTAGGAGGTGTAGACCGCTAA
- a CDS encoding NADH-quinone oxidoreductase subunit C, translating to MSENIPSTTGEGAAPEPQKPSGRAQAQPELVDIRTGQWGVHGSGDTTGFGGLTREVRLPGESERPYGGWFDTVVDVLEELITDSGEQVADVIERVSIYRDQMTIFITREHIKQVCQFLRDDQDLRFELCLGVSGVNYPNDKGRELHAVYALMSVTHNRMLCLEVTCPEEDPRIPSVVSVYPGNDWHERETWDLMGIIFTGHPGLTRTAMPDDWVGHPQRKDYPLGGVPVEYKGATVPPADVRRSYN from the coding sequence ATGAGTGAAAACATTCCATCAACCACAGGTGAGGGCGCAGCACCCGAACCACAGAAACCATCCGGACGGGCCCAAGCTCAACCGGAGCTGGTGGATATCCGCACCGGCCAGTGGGGGGTGCACGGCAGTGGTGACACCACCGGGTTCGGTGGCTTAACCCGCGAAGTGCGTCTTCCCGGTGAGTCCGAACGCCCCTACGGCGGTTGGTTCGACACCGTTGTCGACGTGCTGGAAGAACTGATTACGGATTCGGGCGAGCAGGTTGCGGATGTGATTGAACGCGTCTCCATCTACCGCGACCAGATGACCATTTTCATTACCCGCGAGCACATCAAGCAGGTCTGTCAGTTCTTGCGTGACGATCAGGACCTGCGGTTCGAACTGTGCCTCGGCGTATCTGGCGTTAACTACCCGAACGATAAGGGACGGGAACTGCACGCGGTGTACGCCCTCATGTCAGTTACGCACAACCGCATGCTGTGTTTAGAAGTCACGTGTCCGGAAGAGGACCCACGCATCCCCTCGGTCGTTTCTGTCTATCCGGGCAACGACTGGCACGAACGAGAAACCTGGGACCTCATGGGAATTATTTTCACAGGACACCCCGGCTTAACCCGAACCGCGATGCCTGATGACTGGGTCGGACACCCGCAGCGGAAGGACTACCCGCTCGGTGGTGTACCCGTTGAATACAAGGGCGCTACGGTTCCCCCAGCGGACGTTAGGAGGTCTTACAACTAA
- the nuoE gene encoding NADH-quinone oxidoreductase subunit NuoE, protein MFDAQTQARLEEEAAQILSRYPTGHERSALLPLLHLVQSVDGYVSADGITFCAEQLDITRAEVSAVATFYTQYKRHPNGDFNVGVCTNALCAVMGGDQIYEALEGHLGVGHDETTADGKITLERLECNAACDYAPVVMVNWEFFDNQTPESAIALVDDITAGKDVQPTRGPHKVRTFKEISHLLAGFEDGLVDEGPSAGEASLRGLNIAQQHEWAAPVQAAPDAIGDDAPPHAGEHGSSADRPAVTPEDKGGNGQ, encoded by the coding sequence ATGTTCGACGCTCAAACACAGGCGCGGTTAGAAGAAGAAGCAGCGCAGATCCTGTCTCGTTATCCCACGGGCCACGAACGCTCTGCCCTGTTGCCCCTGCTGCACCTCGTACAATCTGTAGACGGCTACGTTTCGGCAGACGGAATCACGTTCTGCGCCGAGCAGCTCGACATCACCAGAGCGGAGGTCTCCGCAGTCGCCACGTTCTACACGCAGTACAAACGCCACCCCAACGGTGACTTCAACGTGGGCGTGTGCACCAATGCGCTGTGCGCAGTGATGGGCGGCGACCAGATTTACGAGGCACTAGAAGGTCACCTCGGAGTGGGGCATGACGAAACCACGGCCGACGGCAAAATCACCCTCGAACGTTTGGAATGCAACGCGGCATGCGACTACGCGCCCGTGGTGATGGTCAACTGGGAGTTTTTTGACAACCAAACCCCTGAATCCGCGATCGCGCTGGTGGACGACATCACCGCCGGGAAAGACGTGCAACCCACGCGCGGGCCCCACAAAGTGCGCACGTTCAAAGAAATCTCGCATCTACTAGCCGGTTTTGAAGACGGTCTAGTTGACGAGGGACCATCCGCTGGGGAAGCTTCCTTGCGCGGCTTGAACATTGCCCAGCAGCACGAATGGGCGGCCCCGGTGCAAGCAGCTCCGGACGCAATTGGTGACGACGCACCCCCGCACGCGGGGGAACACGGTTCGTCAGCAGACCGCCCAGCGGTAACACCCGAAGATAAGGGAGGTAACGGACAGTGA
- a CDS encoding NADH-quinone oxidoreductase subunit B: MGLEESLPAGVGLTSIEKVLGLARKHSQWPVTMGLACCAIEMMAAGTPRFDMSRFGLEVFRASPRHSDLLIVSGRVSHKMAPIVRRLYDSMPEPKWVISMGACASSGGMFDNYAILQGCDHIVPVDVYLPGCPPRPEALINAILVLREQIGKEPLGAHREEIARKAEAAALAATPTHDMKGLLA; encoded by the coding sequence ATGGGTCTTGAAGAAAGCTTGCCCGCTGGTGTCGGGCTGACGTCCATTGAGAAAGTACTGGGGCTTGCCCGTAAGCATTCCCAGTGGCCAGTAACGATGGGGCTTGCGTGCTGCGCTATTGAAATGATGGCGGCTGGTACCCCCCGGTTTGATATGTCTCGTTTTGGGCTTGAGGTGTTCCGCGCCTCGCCGCGTCACTCCGATTTGCTGATCGTGTCGGGGCGCGTATCCCACAAGATGGCGCCGATTGTTCGTCGTCTTTACGATTCGATGCCCGAACCCAAGTGGGTGATTTCAATGGGGGCGTGCGCATCCAGTGGGGGCATGTTCGATAATTACGCGATTTTGCAAGGCTGCGACCACATCGTTCCAGTAGACGTGTACTTGCCTGGGTGTCCACCGCGGCCTGAGGCACTTATTAACGCGATCTTGGTGCTGCGCGAGCAGATCGGTAAGGAACCTCTGGGGGCGCACCGCGAAGAAATTGCGCGTAAGGCGGAGGCCGCAGCGCTCGCCGCCACCCCCACGCACGACATGAAGGGGCTGCTGGCATGA